gactaataaattaagtaagtcactggtacattttaaaattactaactatattttacatgtatagattttcataatggcaaatggcaatataaacatgctgtacataatttgatataaatgcgcaagtaggaaatctatattactggaagatataggtttcatattacactgtaatatgaaacctatatcttatttatgccgcataaataagatatgcgtctttatagatatcctgaaatgcagcaacatacaaagtaatcttgtctaatctgataataatacttgactgcatcactgacctatcccaaagttaaggttaatcagtagcatgcatgacgttagccagctagcaacctgaggagggaaatgctagtctcacgattgctaacgttatctgaaaaccgtcaattgagtgaccatgatgagttgcttttagtagtccattctatattcatatccacaacgtaaacaaactacccaacatcaatcatttgcaacatttgttaacacagtatgaacactgctaacaggagctatcacagagttgacggacatgagcgtgcaagcaagggctacaataatgaactttttttattgttattatttaaacattgccttaccggcaagcgacgcctgagtttcatcacgcttcctcttcttctttcttttctccgctcccgactcctgttgccgtttcgaggccatgttcaaacaggtgtttaccaataccgaattgaggcattatagaacagaccactgggagtggggggcaccaggaggagactggagacagggcacaaagcagattcaccccttttctcgggaaaattgttttatgttgcttttgtattgtttaaccatattaatgcatatgatatttatagtattaatatggtttactttttttttacgaCGACCCTGATTTTTTTGGTGCCCTACCGGCCATTTGGTGCCCTACGCAGTGTGCGTTATGTGCGTTTGCGGAGCTACGGCGCTGCAAGTttataaacctggtgctaaactgaGAGAAGgcacaaaaacagtttgaataagagtaaacatttactcactgagtcagtgtatcaggtaaagatccacagcagtGACAACAATGATCTCTTGAGCTgaagcttctccaggtttgctcaacatattccagaaAAAGATGGCGGCACCAtaaacatgcggactgatctgtgagaggaggaggatggtagtgacgtggcattttcaaaccatataGTCAAAatttccagcttacttagtttttctaatttaagacaactcaaataaactgAGTTGATCAGCTCTTTGAATAAAAAGTACAGGTAACTTACCTAACCTGAGATCTAATAACAAACTGATGAAAATTGAGTTCAGTCTACTTAATGTTTACCGTCGTTTAAGAACAGTTTACAAAAACAATGCCATCAGGTcatgaatttaaataaaaacttaGGACTTTTATACACATTAATAATTCTCCAGTACACCAGAGTGACTACACACTAATAATTATGGTTAAACAAGCaggaaaagcattttaaaatactgaTTTCAGTGGTCTAGGACACTGTGTACATGAAAAGGTGTAAAACACAACACCTGGTGATTAAACCATAAACtagtttcattaaaaaacatcCCTTTGACTACATTCAGTGTGGTAGCCTGACTATATGgaactgccataatgaattaattaaatacaccaatgaataattaattaaaattggaattaattaattaaataaatagttatgacacatgtagttttaataatttaaataataataataataatagtaataataatttaaatttagtaattaattattgacacatttaattaattatttaatgatattatattatttatttcattttgccaGTCCTGGCGTTCAtcttgaattaattttatctgtcagcctcacccatcaaggTAAAGAGGTGGGGTTAACACTTATCGAGTCAAAACTATTGCTTTGGTCTGGATTGGCTCCTTGCAAAACATGTCTACCGTCATTTTCGTGAAATCTCTCTCAAGTTGGTATTGGGTTGGGATATTTTAGACCTAGCAGATAATGTTGAAGCAGAAATTGCTCAGCCGgagcatgtgacaaataaaactgaggaaTTTATTGAAATTCTTGGACTTATTTCCGCACTTTCCAACCAAGACATTGGtaactgtctgtgtgtgtgtgtgtgtgtgtgtgtgtgtgtgtgtgtgtgtgtgtgtgtgtgtgtaataatcATGTAAACCAGGTGTATTAAACTATAACTATAAACTGTCTTGAAGCTAAAGTCCAGAGGatcaaacataaacacacagatacAGATATGTAGATGCAACATAGAAGTAAACACATATGTAAGACTGTTCATGTGCATAATGCTCCATTTTAACATAATACAATGTGATGCATGTTCAAAGGGagataaataaaaagagaaagaacttgaatttcctcttttctgtttcaCACACTGACTGTGTCTCAGTTATACTGGTAACACATCTCAACCACAGTTTCCACTCTCCTGTGCTTTTGCATGTTTCTGCTCTGTGAGTAAACTGAGCTCCAGCTTGTGCTGCCAGGATTTTAACCCTGGCTGACTCAGAGCCTCACACACATGTGGAGGAGCTCACTGATGAGCTGGGAACCATATTTAGCTGTGATTATGTTGACTGTGGAGAAACTGCTTTAGTGTGTGGAGCCAAACATGGTGACGATGCTCAGAGTCAAAGCTGAGAAACTCGTCTCAGTGGTGGAAGGTCACCTCTTACAAGCTTCAGGTCCACGTTAGTCACATCAGTTGACTGCAGGCTGGAAAATCTGATTTGGTTGTTGGTTTGGATCTGACAGGGTCTGGGTCCAGACTGTGGTCTGCCTgtttgtgacctctgacctttagtgacctctgacctcctgttgcaggtgtgtgtgtgctgctgctgtctgcaccgactgtttctgcaggtgagttgatgaagtgaaaacaatcagtgagactccaacaagaacacaaacacatttactctgtgtgtgtgtgtgtgtgtgtgtgtgtgtgtgtgtgtgtgtgtgtgtgtgtgtgtgtgtgtgtgtgtgtgtgtgtgtcctccagtgtctctgtctgtcgGTCCAAACCTTCAGCAGTTCTTCAGAGGATCTTTAGTGTATCTGAGTTGTGTTGATGATGGACAGACAGCTGATGGATGGACAGTGAAGAGGACCAGAGGAGGACTCACTGAGGACTGtggagcagctccaggctttggGGGGCTTCTTGGTTCCTACTGTGTTGTGGATCTTTCTGCTCCCAGTGAAACCTTCTGGTGTGAGGACTCCTCTGGACAGCAGAGTGACAGAGTCTCCTTCAGTGTCCAATCAGACACTACAGGTGAGatgttccagctgtgtctctgtctctgtgtgactCTGCTCTCATTAActctgtttgtctctgctgGTCTGATGAAGGTGTCATCCTGGAGATCCCTGCACTTCCTGTgaggacaggaagtgatgtcattctgcgctgcagacagaggaatgGTGCCACAGTCAAAGCTTATTTCTTCATCAAAGGAAGTTCTGTTGGTCCTAAACCAGAGCACATCATCACTAACATCACACAGGCTGATGAAGGTCTCTACTCATGTTCTACTGATGAGAGTGGAAAGTTTCCTCAGAGCTCtctgagggtcagaggtcagaacactgacatcacttcctgtttaaaagCTGATGTAACATTGTGACCTGATAATAAACTGACtgaaccatcttcatcatctctCCTGCAGATCCTCCCAAAATcatccatcctcctcctcctcactgtcctcctcctccaagCACCTCCACAAACTTTGCTCCTCCTGTAGAAACTGGTCTTACGTGTCCtccctgtcctcctcctcctcctcctcctcctcatccttccTCTCTCGTGGTCCCAGTTGTAGCAGGTCTGGTCTCTGGGCTTCTCCTGGTTCTGGTTCTGGGTGGAGTTCTGTTCCTCTGCAGTAAACTAAAAGGTGATAAACCTGCACAGAAGTAAAAGTCTTGTTCCTTTAACCCTTAAAGCTGACGAGAGCAGCAGCCAAGGCCCCATCAACTCTTTTAAAACCTGCTGCAGGATGAGTTGGAACAATAATGTTTGTGCGTTTGAAAACAGAGGAGTTGTGTTTACACATCACACATTCAGCTGGTCCCAGGTTTCCTTCCACTCATGTGTCTGCAGGAACAACAAGTTCACAGCACTTCCTACTGTCTAACAAACACCATCACGCTGTCAGCACCAACCATCACATGAGTTTGATGTGCACCATTACTCCTCCTGTGctgatgtttctctgtgtgatGTAGGAGGTCGGGGAGCAGACCTGTGGAGCTGTGGAGGTGACGGCTGTCTGAGACGGAGCGTCTGCCTCTGCTGTGAGTCTCCTTCATGTTTCTCCACATGTATTATCTGTGTTTCCACCACTGGAGGGCGCTGTGGGTTATTGATGTGTGGGAACAGTAACCAATCACTGCAGTCTGAATGCTTCTCTTTGGTCATGTGACCATTTGATCTCTGATCAGTGTGTTCTTCAGTTTCAGGCCTGTTTCTGCTGACTGCTGCAGGTGAGCTGATGTTCCTACACCTGTCTGTCCTCATCATGATCTCTGACCTTTGGTgacctttagtgacctctgtcctgttgcaggtgtgtgtgtgctgctgctgtctgctctGGCTGTTCCTGCAGGTGAGTAGAGGATGAAGAACAAACACTAATAAATgaaggaggagggagaaaaGTCCTCTGGAGGAAGAGCCACAGACAGAGTCCTCCTTCATTACTGCTGCACTTAAAAATATTGTTACCACACTCTGCTCCTTAATCAGgaggctttctttttctttctaccGTCTTGTCAGCTGTCAGCACTGCACAGTGTTTACCACCTGGAATGCACAGAGCTGATTGGCCGAGTAGTATCCCGTGGGATGCTGAACCACTACTGTAAAGACCAGAAAGGCTGTACCAGTTAAAACAGAAGTGGCCTCTCAGGTTTTGAATCTGTTTTGGTTGCAGGTCCAAGCCTGTGTGGGACAGCCTCTGGGTCTGGACCCAGAGCACAGTCCACCTGTTAGTGTCTTAAAGCCTGTTTGAGTTCACGCAGTGTAATATTCCCACAGAGATTTTCTAGTCTTACTGACCACTCAAAGTGTTTGGActacagaaatattaaacaacctaactaACAGGGTTgtaactcccagcaaaaaaaataaataaaaaaatggggAACCGCCCCCCAACCTCTGCTTCATGTTGCTTAATCGACATAATcatctttaatttaatgcaagtgtaaaacaaatgcactgaaatcaatttttttctacaataattaaatagattcaacgtttttcttcaacagaattgcagactgcacagattcGATCTTCCCAAAAGTACTacagcttactagggtatattagatttaatagttactatatacagtaatggacttctatacattttacatcagattaataataataataataatggattgcatttctATAGCGCTTTTTgggtgcaaagtgggcgataaacaaacgagagacggagtcgcgacagaaaagccgatcagctgatcattgatcagtttcattattgaaacaggagagagagggggagagaggcagtcgctccatatatcagttgttaagcttaaggtgggaacgctttacaaacattaagAGATGAACtcacacacttgctttacttctctctgggataacttcctcagagatgaaatgctggtttggtagcaaggctccaaatgctcaaccagaccGCCGAGAGGTCTCACAcgccacagccgctctatcacgtgatgcatactgctccgacgtgctaaggttatgagctgagttacgccgtgtcgcgaGTTTTctgaggtgcttttgtgatatttcATGGATCGgatcacattttttatttctctccgatatccgatccagtaatttaggtcagtatcagaccgacactgatacgtaatatcggatcggtccatctctagaaCATACCAGACAGAAATCACCCAGCTGGGGCTAAAATCAACCTCCTTGCTGTGAGGGGACAGTGCTGaccactgcaccactgtgctCTCTTCAGCTGATCAATACACTGATATCTGCACCAGTCACAGTAGTATCTACTGCACTCAGGTTCCTCTCCTGCTGAGACCTGATCCATGATGggagtttcttttttctctgatCTAAAACTCTGATGGTCCACAGTAACAGTGGAACCCCCACATCCACAAGTTTGGATCATCTGACTTGGAAACttagggtcaaaggtcagagctgCACATAGATAACAGGTTATTACTGTGTAAGCATGAAATAATTCATGTGTGATTACAGTGTCTGTTAAACACAAACTACTCTGCAGCAACAATGACACACAATCCAAAGTGTGTGACAAATTGTGTCCAGCTGTGTGTGCACTGAAACAAAATCATGTTTAGAAGCAGAAGATTTTATACTCCtgactcctcctctctgcttcctcgtccttcagctcctcctccctctgaGCTCAGACTCttctgccatctagtggtctTCTGTCCGTACTGCATCTCCACCGGTCTGCTGCTGTCCATCTGCTGGAGCAGGAAGAACAAACCAGCCGTCTCCATGGAGATGACCCAGCATGATGGAGGAGGTCAGGGATTGGACAGAGAGTATGATGATGTCACCACTGAGCATGCCTTCTGAGCTGCGGAGCCTGTTAGTGTTTAAGCTGCAGATGATGATTTTTCACTGCTGGTAAAGACTTCACTGGTCTTTAACTTCTTCTTCAAACTCTTCCACTGGACTGCTCCACATCAGCTCACAGTTGTTCATATTTGTTGTAAACTGACTTCTCCTCCCACAGTCCCACAGCCAGGAGTGTTTATGATGGAGCAgcagggctttggagcgtgatgtcacgggggtgggCGTTGAAAGGATTTTGGCTCGATCCGCCATTTTGGGGGTCTAAAGCTCTTGAAACAAAGCGCAAGCGAAAAGGGAGCGAAGGCTGTGTGGTCGGCTGCAATGTTCGATCGCACGACCAgcaagagaataagcttgaaaagggtttatcttttcattctttcccaacctgcaagcaacatgaggcagctcgtgtatcgatgttaccaaacgaaggcgtctagcctggatagcagctgtgagacgagctgatatccagctctcttccatctccaaatatctgttggtgctccagacattttcattccggtaagttctaaatatgttcgtatcactctttatagcctattagttttattttcgatgcgctctgaggtcatagcaaagtagaacaaacatcctactgagtgattttgcagaactaccttctctttatagagttgctaattatttggcattattgtagcaaaccagcctatgaaatggatgaaacacatcgtgactgggttccagcgctacacaagggacctgcttcaaacataccaccatgccaatcagattacttcttccatgtgagggtgaagaggtgacccttctggataagatggtgaaggtttgctgcgtttggggaacagtgtggtagtaaaaccagggaaaatgaaacttgctcctgttaaatattcttaagtcttttgctgtataaatagttgtatttatttttcaaaagatacagtaaataatgttagtagtgggtgatatcatgtaaacactgtcatgattttatgtaaacatgttgtcttttataaactataaatgagatggattctacattgtaactgatgtgattttctataaagtggttttaataataaaaaaagaggcaaaaattagtttgtttctttattaaatttttGAACAGTGGGactcagtcagtacatattcagtaaatgcaaattatttacatggcagtgcacttCAGGCATAAATCTGGACCCCTAGataaaacattatggcattatagcagtgacaactcctccacagtagcaggtgggatttttcttttttgaggacagctccttttacctttcactacggatggtctgtttatgttttgatcaagagcctttt
The sequence above is a segment of the Oreochromis aureus strain Israel breed Guangdong linkage group 3, ZZ_aureus, whole genome shotgun sequence genome. Coding sequences within it:
- the LOC120438636 gene encoding uncharacterized protein LOC120438636 codes for the protein MFTRHPDTMKTPCVSLLLGVCVLLLSAPTVSAVSLSVGPNLQQFFRGSLVYLSCVDDGQTADGWTVKRTRGGLTEDCGAAPGFGGLLGSYCVVDLSAPSETFWCEDSSGQQSDRVSFSVQSDTTGVILEIPALPVRTGSDVILRCRQRNGATVKAYFFIKGSSVGPKPEHIITNITQADEGLYSCSTDESGKFPQSSLRVRDPPKIIHPPPPHCPPPPSTSTNFAPPVETGLTCPPCPPPPPPPPHPSSLVVPVVAGLVSGLLLVLVLGGVLFLCSKLKGGRGADLWSCGGDGCLRRSVCLCFSGLFLLTAAGVCVLLLSALAVPAAPPPSELRLFCHLVVFCPYCISTGLLLSICWSRKNKPAVSMEMTQHDGGGQGLDREYDDVTTEHAF